In Aquila chrysaetos chrysaetos chromosome 10, bAquChr1.4, whole genome shotgun sequence, the following proteins share a genomic window:
- the SSH2 gene encoding protein phosphatase Slingshot homolog 2 isoform X1 — MLASLSSCCADSKEADSGEEECRSQPRSISESFLTVKGAALFLPRGNGSSTPRISHRRNKHAGDLQQHLQAMFILLRPEDNIRLAVRLESTYQNRTRYMVVVSTNGRQDTEESIVLGMDFSSNDSSTCTMGLVLPLWSDTLIHLDGDGGFSVSTDNRVHIFKPVSVQAMWSALQSLHKACEVARSNNYYPGSLFLTWVSYYESHINSDQSSVNEWNAMQDVQSHRPDSPALFTDVPTERERTERLIKTKLREIMMQKDLENITSKEIRTELEMQMVCNLREFKEFIDNEMIVILGQMDSPTQIFDHVFLGSEWNASNLEDLQNRGVRYILNVTREIDNFFPGLFEYHNIRVYDEEATDLLAYWNDTYKFISKAKKNGSKCLVHCKMGVSRSASTVIAYAMKEYGWNLDRAYDYVKERRTVTKPNPSFMRQLEEYQGILLASKQRHNKLWRSHSDSDLSDHHEPICKTGLELNKKEITTSADQISEAKTNDNQQPMSPIYSAELDREQQLPEDANMIEEEMCVKERRIHLEFTCRDFHAEQMEDKLNLNNINGCTAGCCVDSVPPDNCHASEALMQLQHPLEITEFPDLTVDDLEKDALKLDMNVHLVPMEEFTSCLKDFPQSPNQNSQSLQQNPQPEVTDLSTDRIDFFSALEKFVELSQESRSRTCSHSRTEEQGSGRNGVSRVPVLEVPPAADGGADAQRNSSGNSPQASDDSSTDEEQQKEVPELPSTGHLTRSHSENAISVKEIITEIESINQGVGAAQQKEGSANLTQTPKRNTVHDLPVEAIWASERVEQSEGACGHQEKEKDPLQAEQEAAPSLQLSSGKSDLEESSPGGEQQEPHGSINPEPKWCPGSVRRATLEFEERLRQEQEHQHASPVCILPTRKNSRNDSPAAELLPRGKSEEPPLELAPEGDKARGPGAEELPLPPGAELPAGRHLPAPLASPAQESVPAEPSPGQEGTAQERRTLVSYDGTEEPPLPSVVPKRIEMVEYAATVKSAERPDASCEQGRLPAAVPSLDENLNPSLCSEKAPTCLRALTLVNLSLPEHAVHKQATFTVGSPTEEGGGLSVHLSAASPSAQVTSTPSASLERSSYPCVIHLEGVTEQSTGTDDEPVTSCGIEGDATLPFRDSPKPLCRGGAGTSRQLSGEDFTSQRAENVDLLDISFLCYGLPHSSSSHSVEERSNSPGLVKQRAKEIEARIRHAGLTTPSHMKRSASLAKLDCLDLSKDDLSERQSASSDANPVLLTCVALGRGLRRGSLERGSESACGKHHLSSPEPAKHFVEQLRTAECIAQSKPVERPLAQYAKECGSSQQNLFSSADPTWTSSEEGPPLLQVQVLDSLSPAQGLAVAPRQQHGRTHPLRRLKKTNDKKRTTNPLYNTM; from the exons CATAAGCGAAAGCTTCCTCACTGTGAAAGGTGCAGCGCTCTTCCTGCCACGAGGAAATGGGTCGTCTACTCCCAGGATCAGTCACAGGCGTAACAAGCATGCAG GGGATCTCCAGCAACACCTGCAGGCCATGTTCATACTGCTCCGCCCAGAAGACAACATCAGACTG gCTGTAAGACTGGAAAGTACCTACCAGAACCGCACTAGGTACATGGTGGTAGTGTCCACCAACGGCAGGCAAGACACCGAAGAGAGCATTGTCCTAGGAATGGATTTCTCTTCCAATGACAG TAGCACTTGTACAATGGGCTTGGTGCTGCCGCTGTGGAGTGACACCTTGATCCACCTGGACGGGGATGG agGGTTCAGCGTATCAACAGATAACAGGGTTCATATATTCAAGCCAGTGTCTGTACAGGCAATGTG gTCTGCTCTGCAGAGTTTACATAAGGCTTGTGAGGTGGCACGGAGCAACAATTACTACCCAGGGAGCCTCTTCCTCACGTGGGTCAGTTACTATGAGAGCCATATCAACTCCGACCAGTCATCAGTCAATGAGTGGAATGCCATGCAAGATGTCCAGTCCCACCGGCCCGACTCGCCTGCCCTCTTCACAGATGT CCCAACTGAGCGGGAACGCACAGAACGGCTAATTAAGACCAAGTTAAGGGAGATCATGATGCAGAAGGATTTGGAGAACATCACGTCAAAAGAG aTACGCACCGAGCTGGAGATGCAGATGGTGTGTAACCTGCGGGAGTTCAAAGAGTTCATTGACAATGAAATGATAGTGATCCTTGGGCAGATGGACAGCCCCACGCAGATATTTGATCATGTCTTTTTG GGCTCGGAATGGAATGCCTCCAATTTGGAAGACTTGCAGAACAGAGG GGTGCGGTATATTTTGAATGTGACTCGAGAAATAGATAACTTCTTCCCTGGGCTCTTCGAATACCATAATATTCGGGTATACGATGAAGAAGCAACAGATCTTCTGGCTTATTGGAATGACACCTACAAATTCATCTCCAAGGCAAA GAAAAATGGTTCTAAGTGCCTGGTGCACTGCAAGATGGGAGTGAGCCGCTCGGCGTCCACGGTGATTGCCTACGCCATGAAGGAGTATGGCTGGAACCTGGACAGGGCTTACGACTATGTGAAGGAACGGCGCACCGTCACCAAGCCCAACCCCAGCTTTATGCGGCAGCTGGAGGAATACCAAGGGATCCTGCTGGCCAG caAACAGCGGCATAATAAACTGTGGCGCTCGCACTCAGACAGTGACCTCTCGGACCATCATGAGCCCATCTGcaaaactgggctggagctgaacAAAAAGGAGATCACCACCTCGGCCGACCAGATCTCAGAGGCGAAGACCAACGACAACCAGCAGCCGATGTCTCCTATCTACTCAGCTGAGCTAgacagggagcagcagctcccagaggATGCGAACATGATCGAGGAGGAGATGTGTGTGAAGGAGAGAAGGATCCACCTAGAGTTTACGTGTCGAGACTTCCACGCCGAGCAGATGGAGGACAAGCTGAACCTGAACAATATCAATGGCTGTACGGCAGGTTGTTGTGTAGACTCTGTGCCCCCTGATAACTGCCATGCTTCTGAGGCCTTAATGCAGCTCCAGCACCCCTTGGAAATAACAGAGTTTCCCGATTTGACAGTGGACGATCTAGAAAAAGATGCCCTTAAGCTTGATATGAACGTGCACTTGGTTCCCATGGAAGAATTCACTTCATGCTTAAAAGACTTTCCCCAATCCCCAAATCAAAATTCCCAGAGTCTCCAACAGAATCCCCAGCCTGAAGTGACTGACCTCAGTACAGACAGGATTgatttcttcagtgctttggaGAAATTCGTGGAGCTTTCCCAGGAGAGCCGGTCGCGCACCTGCTCCCATTCCAGGACGGAAGAGCAAGGGAGTGGAAGGAACGGGGTCTCCAGGGTGCCCGTGCTGGAAGTGCCGCCTGCTGCAGATGGGGGTGCAGATGCTCAAAGGAACAGCTCTGGAAACTCTCCTCAGGCATCGGATGACTCTTCCACAGATGAAGAGCAACAAAAG GAGGTCCCCGAGCTGCCTAGCACAGGCCATCTCACGAGATCCCACTCGGAAAATGCCATTTCTGTGAAGGAAATTATCACAGAGATTGAGTCAATCAACCAGGGAGTAggagctgcccagcagaaagaGGGTTCAGCCAACCTCACCCAGACGCCAAAGAGGAACACGGTGCACGACCTGCCAGTGGAGGCAATTTGGGCATCAGAAAGGGTGGAACAGAGCGAAGGAGCCTGTGGGCaccaggaaaaggagaaggaccCTCTGCAAGCTGAGCAAGAAGCTGCCCCCTCCTTGCAGCTGTCTTCTGGTAAATCAGACCTGGAGGAAAGTAGCCCTGGGGGCGAGCAGCAAGAGCCTCATGGCTCCATCAATCCTGAGCCCAAGTGGTGCCCTGGTTCCGTCCGGCGAGCCACCCTGGAGTTCGAGGAGCGCTTGAGACAGGAGCAGGAGCACCAGCACGCATCCCCGGTCTGCATCTTACCGACCCGCAAGAACTCCAGGAACGATTCTCCTGCTGCCGAGCTCCTGCCGCGGGGGAAAAGCGAGGAGCCGCCCCTGGAGCTGGCTCCGGAGGGTGACAAGGCACGGGGTCCAGGTGCTGAGGAGCTGCCGCTGCCtcctggggcagagctgcctgcaggcagacACTTGCCTGCACCCCTCGCCTCCCCTGCGCAGGAGTCCGTgcctgcagagcccagcccGGGGCAGGAGGGAACGGCACAAGAACGCAGGACGCTGGTCTCATATGATGGGACGGAGGAGCCACCCCTGCCCTCTGTCGTCCCAAAAAGAATTGAAATGGTCGAATACGCTGCCACGGTCAAGTCTGCAGAGCGCCCCGACGCAAGCTGCGAgcagggcaggctgcctgcGGCCGTCCCGTCTTTAGATGAAAACTTGAACCCTTCGTTGTGCTCCGAGAAGGCACCGACCTGTCTCAGAGCTCTGACACTGGTAAATCTCTCACTGCCGGAGCACGCGGTACACAAGCAGGCTACCTTCACTGTGGGCAGCCCCACCGAGGAAGGTGGTGGGTTATCTGTTCACctcagtgctgcttctccctctgcccaggTGACCTCCACGCCTTCGGCCAGCCTTGAACGCTCTTCTTACCCCTGTGTAATTCACCTGGAAGGCGTCACTGAGCAGAGCACAGGTACAGACGATGAGCCGGTCACGTCGTGTGGCATTGAGGGAGATGCGACTCTCCCATTCAGGGACAGTCCCAAGCCTCTCTGCAGGGGGGGTGCCGGCACCTCGAGGCAGCTGAGCGGCGAGGACTTCACTAGCCAACGCGCTGAAAACGTGGACCTTCTGGACATCTCTTTCCTGTGTTACGGCCTCCcccacagctccagcagccACAGCGTGGAGGAGCGCAGCAACAGCCCCGGGCTGGTCAAGCAGCGAGCGAAGGAAATAGAGGCTCGGATCCGGCACGCGGGGCTCACCACGCCCTCCCACATGAAACGCTCGGCATCCTTGGCCAAACTGGACTGCCTGGACCTCTCCAAGGACGACTTATCCGAGAGGCAGTCGGCCTCTTCTGATGCCAACCCGGTGCTTCTCACCTGCGTTGCCCTCGGTCGAGGCCTTCGCAGGGGGAGTTTGGAGAGGGGCTCGGAAAGCGCGTGCGGAAAGCATCACCTTTCCTCCCCTGAGCCCGCTAAGCATTTTGTGGAACAGCTCAGAACAGCCGAGTGCATTGCCCAGAGCAAGCCAGTGGAGAGGCCGCTAGCTCAGTACGCCAAAGAGTGCGGCTCCAGCCAgcagaatttgttttccagCGCAGATCCAACGTGGACTAGCTCCGAGGAGGGTCCTCCGCTGCTCCAGGTGCAGGTCCTGGACTCCTTGTCTCCAGCTCAAGGTCTGGCTGTCGCACCTCGGCAGCAGCACGGGAGAACTCACCCTCTGAGGAGGCTCAAAAAGACCAATGATAAAAAGCGGACAACCAATCCCCTCTACAATACTATGTGA
- the SSH2 gene encoding protein phosphatase Slingshot homolog 2 isoform X2, with protein sequence MIPYFSDNAVISQGAIAQLISESFLTVKGAALFLPRGNGSSTPRISHRRNKHAGDLQQHLQAMFILLRPEDNIRLAVRLESTYQNRTRYMVVVSTNGRQDTEESIVLGMDFSSNDSSTCTMGLVLPLWSDTLIHLDGDGGFSVSTDNRVHIFKPVSVQAMWSALQSLHKACEVARSNNYYPGSLFLTWVSYYESHINSDQSSVNEWNAMQDVQSHRPDSPALFTDVPTERERTERLIKTKLREIMMQKDLENITSKEIRTELEMQMVCNLREFKEFIDNEMIVILGQMDSPTQIFDHVFLGSEWNASNLEDLQNRGVRYILNVTREIDNFFPGLFEYHNIRVYDEEATDLLAYWNDTYKFISKAKKNGSKCLVHCKMGVSRSASTVIAYAMKEYGWNLDRAYDYVKERRTVTKPNPSFMRQLEEYQGILLASKQRHNKLWRSHSDSDLSDHHEPICKTGLELNKKEITTSADQISEAKTNDNQQPMSPIYSAELDREQQLPEDANMIEEEMCVKERRIHLEFTCRDFHAEQMEDKLNLNNINGCTAGCCVDSVPPDNCHASEALMQLQHPLEITEFPDLTVDDLEKDALKLDMNVHLVPMEEFTSCLKDFPQSPNQNSQSLQQNPQPEVTDLSTDRIDFFSALEKFVELSQESRSRTCSHSRTEEQGSGRNGVSRVPVLEVPPAADGGADAQRNSSGNSPQASDDSSTDEEQQKEVPELPSTGHLTRSHSENAISVKEIITEIESINQGVGAAQQKEGSANLTQTPKRNTVHDLPVEAIWASERVEQSEGACGHQEKEKDPLQAEQEAAPSLQLSSGKSDLEESSPGGEQQEPHGSINPEPKWCPGSVRRATLEFEERLRQEQEHQHASPVCILPTRKNSRNDSPAAELLPRGKSEEPPLELAPEGDKARGPGAEELPLPPGAELPAGRHLPAPLASPAQESVPAEPSPGQEGTAQERRTLVSYDGTEEPPLPSVVPKRIEMVEYAATVKSAERPDASCEQGRLPAAVPSLDENLNPSLCSEKAPTCLRALTLVNLSLPEHAVHKQATFTVGSPTEEGGGLSVHLSAASPSAQVTSTPSASLERSSYPCVIHLEGVTEQSTGTDDEPVTSCGIEGDATLPFRDSPKPLCRGGAGTSRQLSGEDFTSQRAENVDLLDISFLCYGLPHSSSSHSVEERSNSPGLVKQRAKEIEARIRHAGLTTPSHMKRSASLAKLDCLDLSKDDLSERQSASSDANPVLLTCVALGRGLRRGSLERGSESACGKHHLSSPEPAKHFVEQLRTAECIAQSKPVERPLAQYAKECGSSQQNLFSSADPTWTSSEEGPPLLQVQVLDSLSPAQGLAVAPRQQHGRTHPLRRLKKTNDKKRTTNPLYNTM encoded by the exons CATAAGCGAAAGCTTCCTCACTGTGAAAGGTGCAGCGCTCTTCCTGCCACGAGGAAATGGGTCGTCTACTCCCAGGATCAGTCACAGGCGTAACAAGCATGCAG GGGATCTCCAGCAACACCTGCAGGCCATGTTCATACTGCTCCGCCCAGAAGACAACATCAGACTG gCTGTAAGACTGGAAAGTACCTACCAGAACCGCACTAGGTACATGGTGGTAGTGTCCACCAACGGCAGGCAAGACACCGAAGAGAGCATTGTCCTAGGAATGGATTTCTCTTCCAATGACAG TAGCACTTGTACAATGGGCTTGGTGCTGCCGCTGTGGAGTGACACCTTGATCCACCTGGACGGGGATGG agGGTTCAGCGTATCAACAGATAACAGGGTTCATATATTCAAGCCAGTGTCTGTACAGGCAATGTG gTCTGCTCTGCAGAGTTTACATAAGGCTTGTGAGGTGGCACGGAGCAACAATTACTACCCAGGGAGCCTCTTCCTCACGTGGGTCAGTTACTATGAGAGCCATATCAACTCCGACCAGTCATCAGTCAATGAGTGGAATGCCATGCAAGATGTCCAGTCCCACCGGCCCGACTCGCCTGCCCTCTTCACAGATGT CCCAACTGAGCGGGAACGCACAGAACGGCTAATTAAGACCAAGTTAAGGGAGATCATGATGCAGAAGGATTTGGAGAACATCACGTCAAAAGAG aTACGCACCGAGCTGGAGATGCAGATGGTGTGTAACCTGCGGGAGTTCAAAGAGTTCATTGACAATGAAATGATAGTGATCCTTGGGCAGATGGACAGCCCCACGCAGATATTTGATCATGTCTTTTTG GGCTCGGAATGGAATGCCTCCAATTTGGAAGACTTGCAGAACAGAGG GGTGCGGTATATTTTGAATGTGACTCGAGAAATAGATAACTTCTTCCCTGGGCTCTTCGAATACCATAATATTCGGGTATACGATGAAGAAGCAACAGATCTTCTGGCTTATTGGAATGACACCTACAAATTCATCTCCAAGGCAAA GAAAAATGGTTCTAAGTGCCTGGTGCACTGCAAGATGGGAGTGAGCCGCTCGGCGTCCACGGTGATTGCCTACGCCATGAAGGAGTATGGCTGGAACCTGGACAGGGCTTACGACTATGTGAAGGAACGGCGCACCGTCACCAAGCCCAACCCCAGCTTTATGCGGCAGCTGGAGGAATACCAAGGGATCCTGCTGGCCAG caAACAGCGGCATAATAAACTGTGGCGCTCGCACTCAGACAGTGACCTCTCGGACCATCATGAGCCCATCTGcaaaactgggctggagctgaacAAAAAGGAGATCACCACCTCGGCCGACCAGATCTCAGAGGCGAAGACCAACGACAACCAGCAGCCGATGTCTCCTATCTACTCAGCTGAGCTAgacagggagcagcagctcccagaggATGCGAACATGATCGAGGAGGAGATGTGTGTGAAGGAGAGAAGGATCCACCTAGAGTTTACGTGTCGAGACTTCCACGCCGAGCAGATGGAGGACAAGCTGAACCTGAACAATATCAATGGCTGTACGGCAGGTTGTTGTGTAGACTCTGTGCCCCCTGATAACTGCCATGCTTCTGAGGCCTTAATGCAGCTCCAGCACCCCTTGGAAATAACAGAGTTTCCCGATTTGACAGTGGACGATCTAGAAAAAGATGCCCTTAAGCTTGATATGAACGTGCACTTGGTTCCCATGGAAGAATTCACTTCATGCTTAAAAGACTTTCCCCAATCCCCAAATCAAAATTCCCAGAGTCTCCAACAGAATCCCCAGCCTGAAGTGACTGACCTCAGTACAGACAGGATTgatttcttcagtgctttggaGAAATTCGTGGAGCTTTCCCAGGAGAGCCGGTCGCGCACCTGCTCCCATTCCAGGACGGAAGAGCAAGGGAGTGGAAGGAACGGGGTCTCCAGGGTGCCCGTGCTGGAAGTGCCGCCTGCTGCAGATGGGGGTGCAGATGCTCAAAGGAACAGCTCTGGAAACTCTCCTCAGGCATCGGATGACTCTTCCACAGATGAAGAGCAACAAAAG GAGGTCCCCGAGCTGCCTAGCACAGGCCATCTCACGAGATCCCACTCGGAAAATGCCATTTCTGTGAAGGAAATTATCACAGAGATTGAGTCAATCAACCAGGGAGTAggagctgcccagcagaaagaGGGTTCAGCCAACCTCACCCAGACGCCAAAGAGGAACACGGTGCACGACCTGCCAGTGGAGGCAATTTGGGCATCAGAAAGGGTGGAACAGAGCGAAGGAGCCTGTGGGCaccaggaaaaggagaaggaccCTCTGCAAGCTGAGCAAGAAGCTGCCCCCTCCTTGCAGCTGTCTTCTGGTAAATCAGACCTGGAGGAAAGTAGCCCTGGGGGCGAGCAGCAAGAGCCTCATGGCTCCATCAATCCTGAGCCCAAGTGGTGCCCTGGTTCCGTCCGGCGAGCCACCCTGGAGTTCGAGGAGCGCTTGAGACAGGAGCAGGAGCACCAGCACGCATCCCCGGTCTGCATCTTACCGACCCGCAAGAACTCCAGGAACGATTCTCCTGCTGCCGAGCTCCTGCCGCGGGGGAAAAGCGAGGAGCCGCCCCTGGAGCTGGCTCCGGAGGGTGACAAGGCACGGGGTCCAGGTGCTGAGGAGCTGCCGCTGCCtcctggggcagagctgcctgcaggcagacACTTGCCTGCACCCCTCGCCTCCCCTGCGCAGGAGTCCGTgcctgcagagcccagcccGGGGCAGGAGGGAACGGCACAAGAACGCAGGACGCTGGTCTCATATGATGGGACGGAGGAGCCACCCCTGCCCTCTGTCGTCCCAAAAAGAATTGAAATGGTCGAATACGCTGCCACGGTCAAGTCTGCAGAGCGCCCCGACGCAAGCTGCGAgcagggcaggctgcctgcGGCCGTCCCGTCTTTAGATGAAAACTTGAACCCTTCGTTGTGCTCCGAGAAGGCACCGACCTGTCTCAGAGCTCTGACACTGGTAAATCTCTCACTGCCGGAGCACGCGGTACACAAGCAGGCTACCTTCACTGTGGGCAGCCCCACCGAGGAAGGTGGTGGGTTATCTGTTCACctcagtgctgcttctccctctgcccaggTGACCTCCACGCCTTCGGCCAGCCTTGAACGCTCTTCTTACCCCTGTGTAATTCACCTGGAAGGCGTCACTGAGCAGAGCACAGGTACAGACGATGAGCCGGTCACGTCGTGTGGCATTGAGGGAGATGCGACTCTCCCATTCAGGGACAGTCCCAAGCCTCTCTGCAGGGGGGGTGCCGGCACCTCGAGGCAGCTGAGCGGCGAGGACTTCACTAGCCAACGCGCTGAAAACGTGGACCTTCTGGACATCTCTTTCCTGTGTTACGGCCTCCcccacagctccagcagccACAGCGTGGAGGAGCGCAGCAACAGCCCCGGGCTGGTCAAGCAGCGAGCGAAGGAAATAGAGGCTCGGATCCGGCACGCGGGGCTCACCACGCCCTCCCACATGAAACGCTCGGCATCCTTGGCCAAACTGGACTGCCTGGACCTCTCCAAGGACGACTTATCCGAGAGGCAGTCGGCCTCTTCTGATGCCAACCCGGTGCTTCTCACCTGCGTTGCCCTCGGTCGAGGCCTTCGCAGGGGGAGTTTGGAGAGGGGCTCGGAAAGCGCGTGCGGAAAGCATCACCTTTCCTCCCCTGAGCCCGCTAAGCATTTTGTGGAACAGCTCAGAACAGCCGAGTGCATTGCCCAGAGCAAGCCAGTGGAGAGGCCGCTAGCTCAGTACGCCAAAGAGTGCGGCTCCAGCCAgcagaatttgttttccagCGCAGATCCAACGTGGACTAGCTCCGAGGAGGGTCCTCCGCTGCTCCAGGTGCAGGTCCTGGACTCCTTGTCTCCAGCTCAAGGTCTGGCTGTCGCACCTCGGCAGCAGCACGGGAGAACTCACCCTCTGAGGAGGCTCAAAAAGACCAATGATAAAAAGCGGACAACCAATCCCCTCTACAATACTATGTGA